atcTTCCAATATCTGCTTAATTTGATTTCGattccttgattttctttccttccttgTGTTTGCAGGTGATTGCATGGAGATTCGGCTCTTGGTGATGGTTGCGGCGCGAAGATCTTGCTGTTGCTAGGGTTTTAGAAACTGTTTTTGCCTATTTGGGCTAAACTGTAATTGGGCTTTAGGTTTGGGTCACTTATTTTAGGCCTATTCTGTTGTAATTTGGTTTGTATTATTTGGGCCTTTTTacccgggccaaaatcgggtattacacTCATGAAATGACTATGGAATGAATAGTGCAATTgtataatgaaatatgaaataaattgtgaaaaactatttatataacaagtatgagaattgagatatttgtgaaacaaatgaaatatgatatggttgttgtaataattaagtattaatatgtgtttatatttcaattgtataattgtaatttcttatctttaaatattcggattatagaaataccactgagtttataTTCAGCGTACAATTTTGTTTCTCGtgtgcaggttaggtacttaacttttgatcgtcgattcaacatccaacaacgatcccgaactcaaatgtggtgatgtttatcctttGTGTCGGTACGTACCTAGGTTggctaaataatagttattttgtggtttgattgtaaatgaggttataagtttaattttggttggttttatacatataaatatgtgcttgcttttgaagccatattatggcatgataaattgaactaaatctagataggtgcatgtgagtttaattctatgtttaagtgctcatgaactaggcaaattgatttggatttggtatgtttataaattggattaaaatgatgctttgatgacttgttttgatgatatgaaatgtttgaaatttctgtctgtttgatctgtaaactctggtaatgctccgtaacccggTTCCGATGAGggatacgggttgggggtgttaaACAGTGTCTTTTGCTAAACGAAACTGGATATGTGTAagtttttcttactttttaatTAGTAATGCTTTATTTCTTTACGATAAacttatatttatacattattattttagtaatgaTTTGCTAGAAGGAAGAGAAGCATAGAGAACTTTCTCGACTTGAACACTTTCACTATCAACACTGTAAGGATGATGGCACATTCATAAATGAGCATGTCGCCGAGAAACTCTATGTATGTATAAGTGACCTGGACACATTGCATTATCTAAGTTATGCTCCTTTTTTACGAccatataataatttgatatagtATGTTGGTTTATACTGCTTGATAGCAAGAGGCATTGACTAAACTAGAGAAAATTATTTCGGAGAGAGGGGAACCCATGATATAAGAAGAGAGGACAACCTTCAAAAATGAAGTTTCTGAAATTGTGATGGGTCCTGACTTGCATGGAAGGACGAGAGGATACGACCTTGGCACAACCCTAGTGGTTTTGCAAAACTCACAAAACACAGAAATGACGGGGACAACATCAAGGTACAAAGTGATTAATGAATTGTAGGAAAATCATGAGGAATTAGCTGCAGTACAAGCTGAGAATGATgagttaaaacaaaattttgaagataTGCAAACTGAAAATGACAAGAGATATTCTAATCTTGACGACTACTGTAGGTTGGTAAATACAACATGAACTTCCTAGTTCTTTTGGATATGCTTGAGTTGGAATGGAGCTATTAAAAAACAATCACCTACTTTCTTTTTGTTCCTTTTGTTGCTATGATTGACATTTTGTGGACATGCAATGTTAGATTTTGGTGTTTGACTTGTAACCAAGCTACATTTCGAAACTTGATATATCAAGTTAATTTAATCACCAGGTTCTTATATTTTTAGTGAtctatttgtattattaataattgattAGTAATATGCACTCGAGCCCCACCGAACATTGTACTAGAAGCAATAGAAATGCAAACCACATCTCTTTGCAAACTGTGCTATAGAGGTGCACTGTGTCTCCACTAACTAGAGGTAAAGACACAAAGAATGCGTCTTCTCTAAAAAGGTTATAGAGACGCAAATGACATGTCTTtacaaattgaattatagaGACGTACATCTGCATCTTCGTTGACTAGAAGTAGAGACATGAATAACGTGTCTCCTCTGACTGGAGGTACACAATGGATGTGTCTCCCCTGACACACCTATAGAGATGCATGCCTCGTGTCTCCATAGATTGAGCTATAGTGTCACGCAGATGTGTCTCCACTAACTAGAGGTAAAGACACAATGGATGCATCTCCACTGACTGAGTTATGGAGACGCGTGAGTTTTTGCATTGCCAACCCTAAGAAGACATACCTAATGGTGACGCATGCAGATGTGTCGCCACTCACGTCACCAAACTCTATAATGACTCCATTTCGCATCTCCTTAGAGTTCTCGGTGCATCACTATTGACTTATTTTGTTGTAGTGTTTGTACTAAAGTTTGATctacttttctaaaaaaaaaagagaaaaaaaaaaacaatattacGTTATTATTTAGGTATATTTACATTAGAGCCTTATGATTCTTTTAAGAAATTATACGGTAAATTATAAGAATAATCagaactaaattataataattcataaatacattaatagtcaaaatatatttaagataAATATGGAGAGAATTTATATTTAGTGaaacttaaactaaaataaaatatgtgaaaattcacacataatttatataatatgtttccttttaaatatgtttatatggtatagttttttttttttttttcattaacgGATGATCTTAAAAGAAGTGTGGAGGCAGGACAACCGGTTGATTATAGCAACAATAGGTTTACGTATTCTTTCTGGAACTGCTCTTAACCTAGAGTTTTGCTTTATTATGCCCATCAGTCATAAGAACCTTAAATGCTAATGCTCCACTTTCTCATCATGTTAATCGTTACTACATTATTTGCATATCGTATTCAAGTTTTACCGAGTTCATACGTCGCAAATCAAATGCAGGCAGTGGGGTCTGTATGAGTTATTAGTCAGCTCCCTCAACGAAATTGGTTGCTGTGAATATTATGAAACAAATCCCACCTCTtgcaacaatttttttattctgaTTCGACGGTATATTAGTGGATTCTCATTCGTCTTCCATTGATATTTGTGCTTTTCAATTAGTGGTTTGAAGTTAttatagtgttttaaatgtggtctttttgttttttatttgttttcgaACTTCCTCTAATGTAGGTCTCAATAGGATGTTTTTTTTCGTTCATACGTTTGGAGTTTTGTGGGATTTACTTTACATGGTGTCATCTCAAGGGACTGCAGTATTCTGGTAAGGTTGAAGTGCTCGGTTGTCTAAATTCGATTAATATAAATGACGTTAACagcataaataacaaatttattttattggtgaGACGTCTGTAATTACAACTAGCAAATCTGATTCCAAGtaaaaaagatatttaaatctgatcatttttttgaaaagatttgaTATCAAGTATGCTAGTGATATTAGAAAAACGTTTTAAGGTGATACTGGTTCTGGATTCTAACTCCAGATAACCTTGTatcactttttttattaaaaaaaacttatatccTGTACATATTTGAATATGAATAACAAGATATATTATTAACTTTCTAGATacataaaatgttaaaaataaattaaatatatttgtgacCTCCCCtcctttatttttgtattaaaaactAGTGATAGAGTTAATGAAACTTTGGTATTGTTAATATAGGCTCAAATATTGGGTCTTAGATATCGttaataaatgttgaaatattgGGTCATAGagtatttaaattcaaatctcaCTATCTGTAACTGTCATGTGTTGGTCTCCTATCTCATCATGTGCAATTGTTATATGTGGGTTTTAGTTTAATGAGTCAATTATAGTTCCTGTTGAAGGGAGTTGGATGTCAGATTCTCAACGAAATGTATTGTCTCACTCTTAGGGGAGTGCGTCGGATCATAGTTCAATCCCTCGCAAgtgcatttttataattaatatttatagcaataatgATACTTCTCCCATAAGCTTGCATGTCTAATCTACACCAACCATCATTTAAGACGTTCCCCTAGTGGGATAATACCTTTCGTTGAGGGTCCAAAACTCAAAttctcttaatatttttttattattttttaatttaattcatttgtgatttatattaatttaattttattttataattatttgcgATTGCTCCATCGAGAcattatgcttttttttttttttagtgatTACCATTCTCGTAAAATACAATCAGTTATTTGCATTCCCTACTTTTCAATATGATCTGTTTTTCATAAATGTAGGAAAAacagataaaataaatagaatatagGTTCAATTCAGTTGATTCCTGATGGAATATACCAATATTTAAATCCTTTTATTTGCAATACTTTTCCTTATCCCCAGctacataaaaaatatcaaaaaaatagaGCCTAGCAGTAACAGATATCAAACTCTGCACAAATTTACTGCTTAACTTTACACTACTTGTTGTATGGTATTTTGGCAACTAAGTCACCTATGGCTATGCACCAAAGCTTCAGGCTCGACCGGTGCCTATGGCACAGCGGTTTCCTGCACAGGAGTAGGTTGCGATGAGCTAGCTTGGCTGCTAAAAACAACAATCTTTTGGCATGTTTCGACGAGGCAGTGCCTGCATTTCGGGCAAGAGGAGCGGCAGCTCAGCCACTTGTTGATGCACTGGACATGGAATCCGTGGTTGCACATCGGTAAAAGCCGAACGCGGTCACCGGGTTTGAAATCCGATAGACATATGACACACTCGGAGTCCAAGCCAGGCATGTTCAAGTCGGCCGAATAATTTACTGTTGGAAAGGTCTTTAAGGCTTTTCGGTTGATCCCTCTATTTGGTGGTTGACCTGAGGTGCTGCCTCCGGATCCTGAGGCTAGTAAATTTGAACACCTTAATACACACCTAATGATAGAATTGAGTACTAAAGTGAACATGATAGCACACAAGAGGACTGACATAACCATAATAACGTTTGCATCAAAGCTGTTGTTTCCGGTGTAAGGATGGTTGGTTTCCGTGTTCGTAGGAGCTGCCATAGTCGGTGTCGGAGAAGGTGGGGCATGCAGCATCAACAACCTTCTAGAGTGGAAATCTCCAAGCAAACATTGAACTTGAGTGGAGATGGAAATGGACATAGTTTGGAAAAGCTCAGCTGTGATTTTCAAGCAGGTAGTTCCTTCCAAGGTAGTTAGACAAggagatttatatatataggcaAATGTACGGATTTGAATGCCTTTTGAGCCTTTatggataaaataaatttaaaatttaccatcGGTATATAtactatttgaaatttaattcttttacatttattttcagaatatttttttacttttcagattttaaaagttacatccaattattaatattgttaatttttttgttaaatttattggtgtaacattttgaaattaaaagaaaaactcatttGGTAGATGTAACTAAATAAATGTTGTAATTACCGaatgatattttaaagtttattaggcgtaattaaaaaaacatggaGTTGTGATTAGCcacataaaacatattttttaataaaattttaaaatcaaattaatatatatcaaaagATAATTTTGATATACTGAAATAAAAATCGAATATATTAACACCCTTACGACACCCGTTAATAAAACGGTACCATTAATCATGTGttattcataattttgataCAATGGAGTGTCTCAATAACACTTTGCCATAACTCATAATTATCATTGTATTAGGATATTGTCTTATTttcagaaaaggaaaagaacaaCTATCAATGCTAAGTATAcaaataatttctaaacatacaaacaaaatatgaataaataactTAACTTTACTATATactacataaataataaaataaaataatattaaatatattaaaatatagagaataaattctaaatttatgggTAATACAAGAactaatgaaatattttaacccgtaataataataataataataataataataataataataataataataataatagtaaggTCCTGACCTATTTTGTGATTTCTACTTTTTTTCCACATCTATCACAATCTAAATTCCAACTTGCGAtatgctttgtttttttttaataaattattgtaaGGGTTTTAGACCATATAGCAGGGGACTTGTATTTTTGTTTGGATGTAGGATTATAATAAATTGTAAGCTTTAAGGAGtcaaaaggattaaaaatagatttccaataattttatttgtaaaataaataagttgtttcatatctttgaaaatataatataaaggtATGGTCTTTTAGATATATTcacttaataatattaaatacgaTACTAATACAAAACcaccttaaaatttataaaaatatgaaatattttgaataagattaagaaaaaaacacaaGATTAGTAGAATGATCCTCCATCCGCTTTTACCTCCCAATTAGTGGAAGTTTTAagtcattattatatttatcagTGTTGTTGCTTGCTTTCATGATAATGATGTAGAAAATTGCCAAGTGGAGGTCGTCAAGCAAATAAAATCATGTTATAAACATAGTATTTGAAAATTGTGTGCCAATGATTTCAAccgttaaaaaaaaaaaaaaaagagaaaagaatccCACTACCAAAAGTCTATCAAAACTGGTATGagaatctaaattttataatgaaGTTTCTCATAATTGCTTTGAACAAGTCATACATTAACAATGACTCCATTTGTCTTTTCGTAAAACACAATCTATACTCTTGATTAATTAAGTAGAATTTACAACTAAATCAATGCAAAGATATACAAAACAGACTTACAATTGCACCGCAAGGTCAAATGGCAACTACATCACCCACAATGCCTCCATACCCACTCTAAATCATTGCCTACCTACACTTGCAGCCAACTATTCTATGACTGCCTCCTCTTGGCCCTCAATTCTTAGCCCCAATATTAATTGTTCCACCTCCACCACTCTCACCTTAGACTAATTATTGCCGACTCTAAAATCTACTTCCTTATAAATCTGTTGCATCTAATTAGTGATAACCATAATGTTTCCCTAGTAAAGGGATCAACGAACTGACCCCAATGTTTagtgatattttaaaatgtttcgaGGCACCATGCATAGGTGGACACTCCATAGCATAATAACCAtacctttctattttttttccctAACCCCTTCCGACCAGTTATAACTAGATGCCTTTTCCTAACTCTCTATATCAGCCAAAAAATGGGAGTATAAAGCGTACAACGAATGAATGATAATTGTTGTGTTTACTGAGGAATGAATGTTGtaacctttttaaaatatatgtagtgtttCAATAGttgcaaatgaaaagttataaataacCAAAAGTTGTATCACTTGATTATTAACTAAGAATTATCACATTTCATAGTGATGAATTATGtctcttaaattcaaaaattatatcgATTTTTATTAACAATGAATCATAATTATTCAAGGACACATCTATTGAATAATCATGTTTATTGTTAAAAGATGTGACTATCTATCTATTTAGATAGTTGTGTTTCGATGAAAAgacatgataatttttataactagGAGCCAAATTTCATTTGCCTGATACACTAGAAAAACacatcaaaagttttttttctattctcaCACAATCTTTTATATTCctagattgttctataaagtTTTATAGGAGCCAAATTTCATTTACCTGGCACACtacaaaaacacataaaaagtttttttttttttattctcattttatattcctagattgttctataaagaattactgcagaaattctttatagaaattgcTATCCTTGCTATGCTCCGCTTAGTGCTCAGTAGACTTTTTCCATCAATGCAAAACGTAGACAATCATTGGTCTTTATTGCATCATCGAGATTCATTTGCCAATAACTCTTTTACACACCATAATATAAGAGGGGgcgaatagaaccttaaagaaaGTGACACTGATACACACCTTAAAGCTTTCGTTAATTTATCATAAGCTTATTTTTATCTCCTGCACCAACAATGAATGCAAGTATTTATAGCTAAATAGCCATCAATGATTGAACAAAGATAGGtcccaaaattcaaaatgacaaaaacttaaaaataatttaaataataataatataaccaTTACAACCCAGTATatgttttttctatttctcaaattaaatatcatttgttcaattaatttaaataaattaatttctcaattaaatcattttctcaacccaattctaatttcattaaaatcatgataattttaccataaaacaatgtgagaaaatatatttatttttctacacTCAATTGGATTCACAatgatcaattaatttaaattcattttgggcttcaattaattaattaataattcaaaaaccataaattaattctcaagagattttcatacttagtgagaaaaccacattcattttttaatgtaactcatttctctaactttatcatttctatccatttctgTTTTTTGATTCATCCtacaattcatttctggtttcaactaGCTAACTGAGAGATCAATTGAACATATGCAATTGatgctcaaatgatttataattaagttccaacttttcgcctgttaattataaactcatttaccCAACAACatatcattacgaaagcaacttaatcagtgcttgtccaatgaccttgtcataagtgtgttaccttcataggatatccttaatctctttgggataatatccgttttcccaatatgatcctattttatctcatggtaaccttTACATCTTCATTCATGGaaagtcaattactataaaatagtaataaagtcattcatcacaaagacaaatgacccATGACAAATGAGAGTATATTATTTGCCCATAtctcgagctatgaattccactgttttGAATTATGCTACATACTGTAAAAATTGTACACCCAACGCACTgactttcggttccttatcaaTTCGAACttaagcttttacttacatcaaagtgtacgagtcacgcatacataatCCGTCATCCACtaaggatttaggtatgccacactatgaatgtcacaagtgaataaatccataaacgaattcaagatctattctgtTTGGGTCCTTCCAGATATACTATCAATCTAGtcagtcacatttatgtctctatcttttgggagttatTCGCTCCAATGCCTAAGACAAGACATCTCCCCAATCAGaattgatagatgacatattagtctttcaattggtttgcttatttctgattagactaaggacctatttaggttcgtctactaatacaagttgtcttttcgtatcacgatccgaccacgtaatactgcttagtattagttaaacattagacaaccaatgagcaacatttgcttccattttaccTTGCAtgcaaaaattatttgagaaaaaattatacaaagtatattaatttaattaataaatttattttattaaccaatttgttcgaaaaaaatGACAAGTGTATattgacgaaaatactacacttaaggcactagatccaacagtctcccacttgccctagtgaagtagatTAGTCATGCTTCTCATTCTTGTATCCTTCATATGTTTCCCCAAAGAGCTCTCTAGCTACTAGATTCTTGGCAAAATAAATCCCCAGGGTTTGTCCTCATATTCGATCTTTGACTACATCCACTATTCCATCAAACACTACCATCTACCTTATGATACTTTgtatcaatgtgttttgtccttATGTGGTTTCTTTGAGCCTTAGCTATATCTACACTGTTATAATGCCATAGCTTTTCCATACCTCATATTCGACCCTTCATAGTGAAGTTAACAGTGCAACCTTGCTTGACACTTATTCACATTATGGACCCGCTGTCTATGATAAAACACGACCTGATGTCGATTTCCTCAAATACTGACACGTTTGGAAGTCAgaatcaatatatttaataagAGCAAGATCTCCTCCAAATTACATAAGCATATAATCCCTCGTTCTctgtaaatacttgagtatatgcttaactgCTTGTCATTGTCTTAGTCCTAGATTTGCCTAATATCAGCTCACCAACCCTACTGCAAAATAAATATCTTGGCATGTGCATAGTATGTcatacatgagacttcctactGCCGAAGCATAAGGAACCTTTCTCgtgttctctctttctttcacTGTCTTAGGACAGTCCTCTAAAGAGAGATAAAATCTCGATACAGAGGGTTGATTTCCCTTCTTTGAATCGATCATTGAATAACGCTCCAATATTTTTTCTATGTATGAAACCTAAGTTAGTGCTATCATATTGCTCTTTTGATCCCTTATGATTTGAATGCCTAGAACAAAATTTGCTTCTCTTAAGTCTTTCATGCTAAACTCTTGGGTTAACCATAATGTAATCAAAAGGTCCCTACATCATTTCCAATTAGTAGAATGTCATCGACATATCGAACGAGAAAGACCATCTTTCCATCCCCTAAGCATTTGTAAACACAAGGTTAACCACAATTTAATCAAAAGGTCCCTACATCATTCCCAATTAGTAGAATGTCTTCAACATATAGAACGAGAAAGACCATCTTTTCATCCCCTAAACATTTGTAAACAGAAGGTTCATCTACTTTctgctcaaatccaaaagtcttaatcacttgatcaaatctttgattccatgagCGGGATTCTTGCTTAAGTTCGTGTATGGATCTAagtagtttgcaaactttatacTCGTTTTCTTTCGCTATATATTCGATGGGTTGCATCATATAAATGCTTTCTTCAAGATAGCCGTTCAAAAACGTTGTCTTGACATCTATTTTCCAGATCTTGTAATCGAGAGCCACCGCAATGGAAAACAATATGCGGATTGACTTGAGGATGAAAGCTAGAGAGAAGGTTTTTTATTAATCGATACCTTCTTTCATAGTATAATCTTTTTCTACAAGTTTGGCCTTATaagtttctattttttcatccacatttcttttcctcttttagatccacttacaccatATTAGTTTTATCCTTTCcagtaagtctacaagttctcACACTGAGTTGGAATACTTTGAGTCCATCTCAGCTTTCATATGTATTTCCCAGAACTTGAAATTAATACTCTGTATCGTTTCATCATATGTGAGTGGGTCATCATCTTCCTATTCGGTAAACTCAGTGTTAAAAATAGTTTCACCAGATTGGAAGAACTTAGGCTTATGAGAGACCCTCCCACAGCGGCAAAGCACCCTATGCTATTGACCGTTTATAGATCTAT
This genomic window from Gossypium raimondii isolate GPD5lz chromosome 10, ASM2569854v1, whole genome shotgun sequence contains:
- the LOC105775931 gene encoding RING-H2 finger protein ATL78 — protein: MSISISTQVQCLLGDFHSRRLLMLHAPPSPTPTMAAPTNTETNHPYTGNNSFDANVIMVMSVLLCAIMFTLVLNSIIRCVLRCSNLLASGSGGSTSGQPPNRGINRKALKTFPTVNYSADLNMPGLDSECVICLSDFKPGDRVRLLPMCNHGFHVQCINKWLSCRSSCPKCRHCLVETCQKIVVFSSQASSSQPTPVQETAVP